Proteins encoded by one window of Hemiscyllium ocellatum isolate sHemOce1 chromosome 50, sHemOce1.pat.X.cur, whole genome shotgun sequence:
- the LOC132805541 gene encoding cortexin domain-containing 1 protein-like, with product MLPAGQEADHSSIDLDKAFALAFLALLCLFLLTMIIRCARMVIDPYSAIPTSTWQEEQISN from the coding sequence ATGCTGCCCGCTGGTCAGGAGGCTGACCACAGCTCCATTGACCTGGATAAGGCATTCGCCCTGGCATTTCTAGCCTTGCTCTGCCTCTTCCTCCTCACCATGATCATCCGCTGTGCCCGCATGGTCATCGACCCCTACAGCGCCATCCCCACCTCGACTTGGCAGGAGGAGCAGATCTCAAACTGA